The window AACTTGGTCTGGAACCTCTCCTGGAGAAGCAGATTGAGAATGGTAATCTTTCAGGTGGTGAGTTACAACAAGTTGCAATTGCTGGAGCATTAATTAAGGATGTTGATTTATATTATTTTGATGAACCCACATCGTATCTCGATATTTATCAACGATTAAAAGTCGCTCGGATCATTAAAGATTTAGCACGTGATAAAAAAGTTATAGTTGTTGAACATGATTTAGCAGTGATGGATTTTTTGTGTGATACTGTTCATATCATGTATGGTACTGAAGGTGCGTATGGTGTTGTAACATTTCCTCGAGCAGTTCGACAAGCAATTAACACGTATCTTTCTGGTTATTTAAAGGAGGAAAATATTCGTTTTGGTGAAAAAATCGAGTTTTTTGATCATCCTCCAAAACAACAGCAACAGATGAACATTCTTGTTTCATATGATCGTCTGTCAAAATCTTTTAATGATTTTACGTTAGATATTGAACCAGGGATTATCCGTCAGGGTGAAATTATCGGTGTCGTTGGTCCGAATGCGATTGGGAAAACAACATTTGTGAAAATACTTGCCGGTGTTATCAAACCAACAGTCGGGAGTATCACGTATGATTTAAAAATTAGTTATAAACCTCAGTCGATATCACCGGATTTCGAAGGTTCAGTTCGAGATTATTTTGAAAAATTTGCGCAGCAGATTTTTATTTCATCGTTTTTTCAAGCTGAAATTTTTGAGCCATTGCATTTAAAATATCTTCTAGATCATGATGTTTCAACTTTGTCCGGTGGTGAGTTGCAACGGGTTTCTATTGCAGCAGCAGTTGTTAAAGAGGCAGATATTTATTTAATCGATGAGCCATCTGCATATCTCGATAGTGAGCAGCGGATGATTGTATCAAGAATGCTCCGTCGCGTCATGGAAAAATCTGGTAAATCAGCGCTTGTTGTTGATCATGATGTGTATTTTATTGACATGGTAAGCGATGCGTTAATTGTTTTTGATGGTCAATCTGGTAAATATGGCCATGCTCAAGGACCATATAGTCTGCATGAGGGTATGAATCGTTTTTTAAAAGATGTTGATATTACTTTTCGACGTGATGATGATACAAATCGCCCTCGTGTCAATAAAACAAACTCGTATATGGATCGACAGCAGAAACAAACTGGAGAATACTACTACAAAATGTAATAATTTTTTTTAGATGTCTCTGAGATCTTCTTCAGTGAAAAATTTCAGAACAGTTCCATCCGGGAGTATTGCAAGTTTTACTTTCTCTCCTGTTTCTGGATCGATTTCATCCCGAAACTCTGTTCCAGCAGGAAAATTCATGGTGTTTCCTCCAAAATGCAATATATCCTAATCCTTTCTTTGTTTAAAAATCTATCATTTTGTGTACATCTATCTAAAATTACTTATAACAAGAATCATATTCATTCATGTACTATGAATTTGATATCATATGCCCTGCTCATACTCTTTTCTTTTGTCCCCCCTCTTATATATGCTGTTTGGATTCGGAATACTGAACGATACCAACGGCAGTCGTGGTTTTCGATTGCAGTCTGCTTCCTCTGGGGTGCAAGTATTGCGATTATCGCAGCGCTCATTCTTGAACACGTTTTACATGTTTCGCTTTCGGTATCGATACAACGTGTTGAGTTGTTGCCATTTTTGAGTGTAGTCCTTGTTGCTCCTGTTGTTGAAGAATGTGTCAAACCTTTTGCATTACGGTTAAAAACTGTACAGCAATCTATTGGTGAATATGAGGATGGATTGATTTATGGTGCTGTTGCTGGTCTGGGTTTTTCTGCTACGGAAAATCTTTTTTATGGATGGGATTTCCTTTCACAAGGTTTCATTATTTTTATTCTTTTGATTAGTATTCGAAGTGTTGGTGCTTGTTTTCTTCATGCTTCAGCAACCGCAATGACTGGATATGGTTATGGGAAGAAATTGCTCAATAAAACCTCGGTATTTCGTATCGTGCCGTATCTTGTTGTAGCAATCTGTATGCATAGTTTTTATAATTTTGTTCTGACGTTCGATCTTATAGGTAACGTTTTCGGTTTGATTATTGCCTTGATTTTTTCTTTTGCTTCCTTTCGATTCATTCGAAAGAAAATCCAGCATCTCGATATGGTGTAATAACATTTTTTTCTGATATGGCAACGTTGGTGATAAAATGTTGATTAGAGTGTTTCGAGTGTTCTTCTCTTTATTCTAGGTAGTATGATGATACTTGACGAATACCCACAGTCGGAGATTTTTGATTGTTGGGTTTTTTTGATTTCGATTTCTTGTCTTTTACAGTAGTGCATAATAAGTTTGCTGTATTTCTTGTTTGGTTTGAGATGGAAAGATACTCGGTTGGTGTTGTGGTTGAAATGGTGGTGAGTGAGTATATCTTTATCTTGACTGAGAATCTGAAGTGCACAAACCCATGGGTTTTGCTTTTGGTTCTCTTTCAATTTCTACTATGGTTAAAGCTTTAAATGTTTTGAGGAGATGCCAGAAGAAGGAACCGGTATTGTATTCGGGACAGTTTATTCGTTTGTTGATTCTGTTTTTGACATAACAAAAAAATTATGAAAAGAAGAAGATAAACATCATTTCAAATGTGATGGGGGGGATGGTGAAATGAGCAGGTATCTTACGTACAGTGTTCATCTTCTTCTTTTTCTATGAATTTATTTTGTGTAACTCTAAAAAAATGTATTTTGAAAAAAAAAAAGAGAGAGGGTTTTTTATTGTGGTGGTGCAACCCCAACCACAAAGATTAACACGACGGTTCCTTTTGCTGTTGCTTCAGCATTCATACCTTCGCTACAACTTGCAGTTACCGTGATTGTTGTTTTTCCAAAACCAAGGATTAACCCTGATTTTATGGTTACTTGATCACCTGGCTTGAGAAGATCAATCGTTCCTGTTGTTTCTTTACCCAATATTATAACTCCGCCAGATAAGTTGATTTTATAGTTGATATTTGTTGCGTCGCCATCACCATTATTTTTGAGCACCGCTGATACGCCGATGCCTCCTTTGATGCTGTTAATTTGAAGCTCTGGGATCGGCATTCGTTGTATTTGTATTGGATGTCCTGGTGATAGATCAGTTGTTGCATTTTTTGTGTCACGTGCTCGAACTCGTACTTGATAGGTTGCTGGTAGATTCCAACTGTGGGATGCACTGACTGGTGTTCCACTAGGAACAAACGGTGTCCATTCTGTGGTTGTTCCATCACCCCAGTTGAATTGATATGATATCATATCATCATTTGGATCAGTGGTCACAGCGGTAAATGTATATTCTGTTTGTACATACCCTGTGCTTGGTCCTTCTGGTGCTGCAGGTCTAACCGGTGGACGGTTGATTGTAAACAAATGAGGTGTTGACCAGCTGCTTTCTTTGTTATTGATATCTTTTGCTTTTGCTTTGATCTGGTAGTCGCCACCCGTGGTATATGTATGCGAGGCAAAATATATTGGATATGTTTGTGGATCATAGTATGAGGTCCAGGTGAGTGGTGTTCCATCGTTCCAATCAATCATCAACGCAACGAATTGTCCTTCTGGATCTGACATCGTAAAGTTAAATTGATAATTCACACCGATTTCTCCTTCATTTGGTCCATTGATCACTGGTGTGCTTGGTGGTTCATTTAAACCAAAACCATACACCCATGTTTTATCTAAAATAACCCAAACTCGGTTGTTTGCAATTACTGGTTGTCCTCGTGGTTGTTCGTTGAAGAGATATTGCCATACAATTGTTGTTGAACCAGAACCATCACCAGCTGCGTCAAAGCAGTAGATTTTGTAATCTGGGAAGTTTCCTGCATGGTTGATAATGATTTTGTTATCAGCAATCGATGGAGCAAAAGCTGAGGTTATATCTGAGTAACTCCATACTTGTGTCCCAGTTGTTGCATTGTAACAATACGCTTTATTGGTTGTTGCTGCGTAGGTTACAAAATATAGGTTTCCATAGGTTGCTGAAATTCCTGAGAAAAAACCTGCAGGGAATTCTTCTAACCAGAGTTCTGTTCCAGTGGTTCCATCTAGACAGATTAAACGGTTATAGGCACCTGCATAGATTTTATTGTTATACAGTGTTACGGGGGTTACTGGTGAATAGGTTCGGTATTCCCATATTTTTGTTCCAGTGGTTACCGAAAGACAGTAGATTCTTCCTGTGGGATAACCTGCATAATTTGGTTTACTTGCAGCAAAAAACACATAATTCTCAGTTACTGCTGGGGTTGTAAAGATTTGATCTACAGCGGTAAAACTCCAGATGAATGATCCACTGGTGAGATCAAGGCAGTAGAGTTTTTTGTCGGTTGAACCAAACAATAACTGATTGTTGATAGTGGTTGCAGAACCTC is drawn from Candidatus Thermoplasmatota archaeon and contains these coding sequences:
- a CDS encoding ribosome biogenesis/translation initiation ATPase RLI, whose amino-acid sequence is MRIAVLLKDRCKSKNCAMECIKFCPRVRAGDETVVLGEDGKAVISEELCVGCGICVHKCPFEAIKIIGLAEELKTDLIHQFGKNGFRLYRLPIPKRGSCVGILGPNGIGKTTALKILSGQLAPNLGNYRLKKPHWNAVLEYYAGTELYDHFKEISTGKSSCVVKPQYVDKLPKVLSGKIGEILQKNDTNHRFDLVVRQLGLEPLLEKQIENGNLSGGELQQVAIAGALIKDVDLYYFDEPTSYLDIYQRLKVARIIKDLARDKKVIVVEHDLAVMDFLCDTVHIMYGTEGAYGVVTFPRAVRQAINTYLSGYLKEENIRFGEKIEFFDHPPKQQQQMNILVSYDRLSKSFNDFTLDIEPGIIRQGEIIGVVGPNAIGKTTFVKILAGVIKPTVGSITYDLKISYKPQSISPDFEGSVRDYFEKFAQQIFISSFFQAEIFEPLHLKYLLDHDVSTLSGGELQRVSIAAAVVKEADIYLIDEPSAYLDSEQRMIVSRMLRRVMEKSGKSALVVDHDVYFIDMVSDALIVFDGQSGKYGHAQGPYSLHEGMNRFLKDVDITFRRDDDTNRPRVNKTNSYMDRQQKQTGEYYYKM
- a CDS encoding PrsW family glutamic-type intramembrane protease → MNLISYALLILFSFVPPLIYAVWIRNTERYQRQSWFSIAVCFLWGASIAIIAALILEHVLHVSLSVSIQRVELLPFLSVVLVAPVVEECVKPFALRLKTVQQSIGEYEDGLIYGAVAGLGFSATENLFYGWDFLSQGFIIFILLISIRSVGACFLHASATAMTGYGYGKKLLNKTSVFRIVPYLVVAICMHSFYNFVLTFDLIGNVFGLIIALIFSFASFRFIRKKIQHLDMV
- a CDS encoding PQQ-binding-like beta-propeller repeat protein, with translation MKTKAYIIVFMLIFATGASVAATGTFRTPHQPQQTTSFWWPQYGHDSANTGFTPSAAPSTDEVFLQARFDPFSNAVGYSGGVVVDGKLYVGFQNGAFYCTNAYNGNIIWKKNPGELGNSIQGTPLVEGNNIYIGIDSTMYCFDKTTGAQQWMYTTGGTIRGSATTINNQLLFGSTDKKLYCLDLTSGSFIWSFTAVDQIFTTPAVTENYVFFAASKPNYAGYPTGRIYCLSVTTGTKIWEYRTYSPVTPVTLYNNKIYAGAYNRLICLDGTTGTELWLEEFPAGFFSGISATYGNLYFVTYAATTNKAYCYNATTGTQVWSYSDITSAFAPSIADNKIIINHAGNFPDYKIYCFDAAGDGSGSTTIVWQYLFNEQPRGQPVIANNRVWVILDKTWVYGFGLNEPPSTPVINGPNEGEIGVNYQFNFTMSDPEGQFVALMIDWNDGTPLTWTSYYDPQTYPIYFASHTYTTGGDYQIKAKAKDINNKESSWSTPHLFTINRPPVRPAAPEGPSTGYVQTEYTFTAVTTDPNDDMISYQFNWGDGTTTEWTPFVPSGTPVSASHSWNLPATYQVRVRARDTKNATTDLSPGHPIQIQRMPIPELQINSIKGGIGVSAVLKNNGDGDATNINYKINLSGGVIILGKETTGTIDLLKPGDQVTIKSGLILGFGKTTITVTASCSEGMNAEATAKGTVVLIFVVGVAPPQ